Genomic window (Lusitaniella coriacea LEGE 07157):
GCAACTCCACCGGAGGATCGTGCCATCCCAGCGTCCGCAGTTGGTCGAGAGTCAACTGGGTATCATCCAATTGAATATAAGAATTACTCGGTTTTCCCGATTTAAACTCCCCGTGAGTCGCTAAGTGAATAATGCCGTAGGGGTTTTGAGCGCGCGCTGCCTTAAGATTATTCAGTGTAAAATCCTCATTGAGAAACGCATTCCCCCGCCACAATTGCTCGGTTAGAATCTCTAACTCTACCGGAACTGCGGGGAGCGAATTTTGCGTATCAAAGGTGTCTGCACCCATCGCCAGCATTGAAGTCCCACGTAAATCTCGATAACTGGTATCGCTTAAAGAAAGGCTGGGCATTAAGCCAATGCTGTAATTCTCCACAATAAAATTATCACCATCATGGAGAGCAGCCAGAGGAATGGAGCGCAAATCTGCATCCATGACAAAAACCAGGTTAGAAATATCTTGCTCCTTTAAATCTTCCTCCAGGGGTGCAATCAGCCATTGATACATCTGCTGAGCTGGGTTGCGATACGCACCACGACGACGAACATTGGTGACAGAGCGGCGAAAGCGATTGGTGACTGTTTCCACTTCTGCTCGCGTCACGCGGACGGAGTGGCGAATGGGTTGTCCGGAGGATGTGACCAGAACTAGTTCCAGAAGATCGGTGGGTTGAACGGCTGAGGAATTGGCAGCAAGTTGTGCTTCAGGAGTCGAACTCAATCCCTGTTCGTTAAATTGCCAGAGCGTTTGGGGGGGGTTGATGGCGTTGCGAGCAAATGCCGTTTCTGATTTTTCGTTATTAGAGTCGGGGGGTGGGGAAGTCGTACTGGGAATGAAGATAGCGTAGATAATTGCAGGCTTAATACCTGTAGCTGATTCCAAATCTTGTAATGCTTTTTGGACTTGTTCTAAACTGACGGTTTCGCTGGAGCCAGAGGACGAGGAAAAACCAACTGCTGTCGTCGAATCAGAGGATAAATCTCCTGTTGTAGTTGAGGAGTCGCTAAAACCAAAATAGTTCTCAAACTCTTGGGTGAATTGCACTTCGATTTCGGCAAAAATCGGATCGACAATCAGGTTGGATGATTCGCCAATAAAGTAGATAACTGGAGTATCTGTCGATATTGTTGCGAGTTGAGTGAGATCGACGGGATTGATGATGAAGGGGGTAATAATGGCAAGAGAAGTATTTGCCAAATTAAAGGTAATGGGATCGACACCAGAAACCCCAGCCGTTACTTGATAACTGCCAGCAAACTCATTAGCACTAAAGGAAGTACTAACAATTCCACTAGCATTAGTCGTGAAATTAGAACTACCAAAGGCTCCACTCGCTCCTGTACCGGGGGCAGTAAAGGTAATAGCAACATTGGAAACAGGGTTATCAAATTGGTCGAAAACTTGGAGACTAAGATCGTTGGTGAAGGGTGTGAGGATAAGGGTTGTTTGGTTGTCACCACCCAGAAGTTGGAGGCGGCTGGGCGAATCTGGCGTGTTGGTGAGATTAAAACTCGCTGGGGTTACATTAGTTGTTGAGGCAGCAACTTGATAGTTACCCGCAATAGTATTGGCGGTGAAGAGATTGGCAGTTGCTATGCCAGAAGCATCGGTGATTGCAGTATTTGCACTCGAAAAGCTGCCACTCGCCCCACCACTAGGAGGAGCGAAAGCTATTGTGACATTGGGAATGGGGCTATTGGCAAAATTCTCCGTTAATTGAACTTGCAGGTTTGTGCTGAAGGTTGTATCGACCGTGGTACTTTGAGGCGTACCCGCAATTGGGGTGAGAGAAAAGCCTTGAGATTCAAATGCACCGATATCGACTGTTCCGTTAGCGATGCGAGCTGCACCTCGTTGGTCGGTGTTGATTCCCCCAGGAACGAGAGCGTTGCTGCCTGCATCTAAAGCACGACTATCGGGAAGGAGCGCATTGGTTTGAGTCGTGCCGCCATAATTCCCCAGAGGTGCAAGGCGAGGGTCGAGGGGATTTCCAGTCGTGCCAACAAGAGTGCTGTTAGTGAAGACTCCCAGGGTGTCTTCTCCAATGAGGTTATTGCCAGAGTCATTAAAGGTATTGTTGGCGGGAGTATTTCGTCCCACATCGGGGTCAGCAGTTATCGCGGTATTACCTGCAATGATGCTGTTGTCGAGATTCGTTACTGCCCCTGGCCCAAATCCATCGTTATAAATGCCACCGCCGCTAGCAGCAGTATTGTTGAAGATTGTGCTATTGCTTACTGTTGCTGTCCCATAGTTGTATATCCCTCCACCACTGGTGTTAGAAGTATTGCCAGAGATTGTGCTATTGCTTACTGTTGCTGTCCCATAGTTGTACATTCCTCCACCCTTTGCGTTAGAAGTATTGTCAGAGATTGTGCTATTGCTTACTCTTACTTCCACGCCAAAGTTGTCAATGCCACCCCCCCTGGTGTTAGCAGTGTTGCCGGAAATTGTACTATTCGTTATTGTTGTTATTGATCCTATTGCTCCGTAGTTGTAAATGCCACCACCGCTACCCGCATTAGCAGTATTTCCAGAGATTGTACTGTTTGTGATTGTTGCTGTCCCATAGTTTTTAATTCCACCGCCGCCGTTGCCGTTAGCCGAGTTACCGGAGATTGTACTATCCGTTATTATCACTGTATCGCGGTTGTAAATACCGCCACCCGTGTTCGTAGCAGTGTTACCGGACAGGGTGCTATTTGTTATTGTTGTTGTCCCGTAGCTATAAATGCCGCCGCCGCTATTAGCAGTATTGCCAGAGATTGTACTATTCGTTATTGTTGTTACTGCTGTTGCACTGTCGCTAAAAATGCCCCCGCCGTTGGCGTTAGCCGTATTGCCAGAGATTGTACTGTTGGTCGCCCTTAGCGTTCCCTTGTTAAAGATAGCTCCCCCACTTCGTTCTCGAAATCCTCCTACCGTCTGCGTACTGCCATTACTGAGCGTTACGTCACTCAACTGCA
Coding sequences:
- a CDS encoding CHAT domain-containing protein is translated as TGNSALGGDWSLEESTGEIEATLAFRSDVLESYQEIFQIFTATNVGELIASITTANVNGEADTIRLTPNGTYTLTAVDNVTDGANGLPSILADGGNSLTIEGFGSTIERGAAAPNFRIFHVQGGADLQLSDVTLSNGSTQTVGGFRERSGGAIFNKGTLRATNSTISGNTANANGGGIFSDSATAVTTITNSTISGNTANSGGGIYSYGTTTITNSTLSGNTATNTGGGIYNRDTVIITDSTISGNSANGNGGGGIKNYGTATITNSTISGNTANAGSGGGIYNYGAIGSITTITNSTISGNTANTRGGGIDNFGVEVRVSNSTISDNTSNAKGGGMYNYGTATVSNSTISGNTSNTSGGGIYNYGTATVSNSTIFNNTAASGGGIYNDGFGPGAVTNLDNSIIAGNTAITADPDVGRNTPANNTFNDSGNNLIGEDTLGVFTNSTLVGTTGNPLDPRLAPLGNYGGTTQTNALLPDSRALDAGSNALVPGGINTDQRGAARIANGTVDIGAFESQGFSLTPIAGTPQSTTVDTTFSTNLQVQLTENFANSPIPNVTIAFAPPSGGASGSFSSANTAITDASGIATANLFTANTIAGNYQVAASTTNVTPASFNLTNTPDSPSRLQLLGGDNQTTLILTPFTNDLSLQVFDQFDNPVSNVAITFTAPGTGASGAFGSSNFTTNASGIVSTSFSANEFAGSYQVTAGVSGVDPITFNLANTSLAIITPFIINPVDLTQLATISTDTPVIYFIGESSNLIVDPIFAEIEVQFTQEFENYFGFSDSSTTTGDLSSDSTTAVGFSSSSGSSETVSLEQVQKALQDLESATGIKPAIIYAIFIPSTTSPPPDSNNEKSETAFARNAINPPQTLWQFNEQGLSSTPEAQLAANSSAVQPTDLLELVLVTSSGQPIRHSVRVTRAEVETVTNRFRRSVTNVRRRGAYRNPAQQMYQWLIAPLEEDLKEQDISNLVFVMDADLRSIPLAALHDGDNFIVENYSIGLMPSLSLSDTSYRDLRGTSMLAMGADTFDTQNSLPAVPVELEILTEQLWRGNAFLNEDFTLNNLKAARAQNPYGIIHLATHGEFKSGKPSNSYIQLDDTQLTLDQLRTLGWHDPPVELLVLSACRTALGDVEAELGFAGLAVAAGVKTALGSLWYVSDGGTLGLMTTFYEQLQEVPIKAEALRLAQLAMIEGEVQIENGQLITPTQSFPLPPTLVSSEGVDLSHPYYWSAFTMIGNPW